In Pedobacter sp. WC2423, the following are encoded in one genomic region:
- a CDS encoding ROK family protein: MNNRELLRVDIIKQLYYKNPLSLTELSKLTAKSLPLVTKVVNELVSEGYVQEQGLGPSTGGRRASLFLLNIEKQRYVISVATDQFTARLIIYDLANTIILPVKKLELDILDDEEAVDKLVSFIAENIDASGIDQKKFLGIGIGMPGFISAEEGVNYTHLKTKDGSHFGQYLTTRLKLPVFIDNDSRLIANAELFFGAAVGMKDVMVVNIGWGTGLGMIINGQLYRGNSGYAGEFSHIPLSATNTLCSCGKRGCLEVETSLLVMTQKAKMAMETGEATSMTELFKDESRNTGELFLEAASNHDPLAVSILSEAAFHIGKGVATLIHIMNPECIVLSGRGAAAGKILLPPIQQAINEFCIPRIAAQTSVILSELAADAELLAGASLVIEHCEFD, encoded by the coding sequence ATGAATAATAGGGAACTATTAAGAGTTGATATTATCAAGCAACTTTATTATAAAAATCCACTTTCGCTAACTGAGCTAAGTAAACTGACTGCTAAGAGTTTACCATTGGTTACGAAAGTAGTTAATGAGCTGGTTTCAGAAGGATATGTACAGGAGCAAGGCCTTGGGCCTTCAACAGGGGGAAGAAGAGCTTCTTTATTCCTTTTAAATATCGAAAAACAGCGTTATGTTATTTCTGTCGCTACAGATCAGTTCACCGCCCGGTTAATCATTTATGATCTGGCCAATACAATCATTCTTCCCGTTAAAAAACTTGAACTTGATATTCTTGATGATGAAGAAGCAGTAGATAAGCTCGTTTCATTTATTGCAGAAAATATTGATGCATCTGGTATAGATCAAAAAAAATTCCTTGGAATCGGAATCGGTATGCCTGGTTTTATCAGTGCAGAAGAAGGTGTAAACTACACGCATCTGAAAACTAAAGACGGATCTCATTTTGGTCAATATTTAACAACCAGGCTTAAACTTCCGGTATTCATAGATAATGATTCGCGCCTGATTGCCAATGCAGAGTTGTTTTTTGGTGCCGCAGTAGGAATGAAAGATGTAATGGTTGTTAATATTGGCTGGGGAACTGGTTTAGGGATGATTATCAACGGCCAGTTATACCGTGGAAACAGCGGATACGCAGGTGAGTTCAGCCATATTCCTTTATCTGCAACCAATACATTATGCTCCTGCGGCAAACGCGGCTGTCTGGAAGTGGAAACCTCTCTTTTGGTGATGACACAGAAAGCAAAAATGGCTATGGAAACTGGCGAAGCCACCAGTATGACTGAACTTTTTAAAGATGAAAGCAGGAATACGGGGGAATTATTTTTAGAAGCAGCAAGTAACCATGATCCTTTAGCCGTTTCTATTCTTTCTGAAGCTGCGTTTCACATTGGAAAAGGTGTAGCCACATTAATCCATATTATGAATCCTGAATGTATCGTACTGAGCGGTAGGGGTGCAGCAGCAGGTAAAATATTGCTGCCACCTATACAACAAGCTATCAATGAGTTCTGTATTCCAAGAATAGCTGCTCAGACTTCAGTCATACTCTCAGAATTAGCCGCGGATGCAGAATTACTGGCAGGAGCAAGCTTAGTCATTGAGCATTGCGAATTTGACTGA
- a CDS encoding SusC/RagA family TonB-linked outer membrane protein, whose protein sequence is MRKIYLKYLSVFLLTLLTVSAFAQKTLTGIVRDASGPVPGVSVSLKGTSKVTQTDGTGKFSITASTNDVLSFSAVGYAKQEVTIGNQTSLNVTLTESSNSLNEVVVTTALGIKRQEKSLGYAVSTVTAKQLTEAGNTNFASALYGKAAGVKITTAPGGASSAVSVQIRGINSISYNQQPLYVVDGVMIRNDGQNGAKGANNNDYWGDQRIRGNGILDINPADIESMTILKGASASALYGSDAGSGVVVITTKKGMKGKGLGIDFNYQGSVDQVAFLPNFQNVYGPGYDRATNLANVGREDGWNVDATSPTGLRPYFRAYANFGPKMEGQQVKWWDGSIRSYSPQPDNYKDVYQTGYTSNANVAISNQSEAINYRFSASRLDYKGTQPGNTGSKNSFNLNSTIKLAPKLSADVIVSYVNTITKNRPYQLGQVLGSFGGFFSRAEDMNLMKQKFQTSDGYKYATFDQLDRPEPFVYNIRATNLLDFYWQQLKNEYVENENRLLSSFTLNYDIAKNLKFRGRIGNDYTGARTENRQFTEVPIALNGNTSTGGYTTTQGQYAVLYGDALLTYSNKIGKDLNLSVSGGYQGRNETYKDQQSNTKDGLVSRNWFAISNSFSVPETTDTRKQQSKYAYLGILNLSYKDFLFLEGTARQEYASTLPPQNNNYSYYSLNGGFVFSDVVKLPGFWNYGKLRASYGVVGNAPPLFESNIVYTQTSLQTINGSVPSLVVANAYGNNSLMPEKKHEAEFGLETRFLEGRLGLDVSYYNNRVKNQIVPLQVSSTVGATSQIVNVGEIGSRGFEVALNATPVKAGKFRWDTRLNFSSNKSRVISLTGGMSELNFYSSDQATAKIVAKAGEELGNIYVRPRSTDSKGNYIINADGLYVMDNSTYVKAGNIMPKVVGGISNTFSYGNFSLDFTIDGRFGGKMLSPNLKYMRGAGMLENSMEFRDAEHGGIAFTSNGKTYNDGVLLQGVNQTTGLPNTKVISAADYYINTYNWGEGSLTDGEIFDNSFIKMREVVLSYKLPASFTSKLKITNLRVSLIGRNLFYIWRTLKDLDPEAPLGNKWWSQGVDVGSTAASRNYGFSISANF, encoded by the coding sequence ATGAGAAAAATTTACTTAAAGTATTTAAGCGTTTTTCTGTTAACCCTGTTGACAGTCAGCGCTTTTGCACAAAAAACCCTTACCGGGATAGTAAGGGATGCTTCTGGCCCTGTGCCGGGAGTTAGTGTTTCGCTAAAAGGAACTTCCAAAGTTACCCAGACAGATGGTACTGGAAAGTTCTCCATTACCGCCAGTACAAATGATGTTTTGTCTTTTTCTGCGGTAGGATACGCTAAACAGGAAGTCACTATTGGGAATCAAACGTCACTAAACGTTACCTTGACTGAAAGTTCAAATAGTCTGAATGAAGTTGTTGTAACCACCGCATTAGGGATTAAACGACAAGAAAAATCATTAGGATATGCAGTAAGTACGGTCACAGCTAAACAACTAACAGAAGCTGGTAATACCAATTTTGCATCCGCTTTATATGGTAAAGCTGCCGGAGTAAAAATTACTACTGCACCAGGTGGTGCGAGCAGTGCGGTAAGCGTACAAATTCGTGGAATCAATTCGATCAGTTATAACCAGCAGCCTTTATATGTTGTAGATGGGGTAATGATTAGAAATGATGGCCAGAATGGAGCTAAAGGTGCTAATAACAATGACTATTGGGGAGATCAGCGTATCAGAGGAAACGGTATTTTAGATATCAATCCTGCGGATATTGAAAGTATGACTATTTTAAAAGGAGCGAGTGCTTCTGCTTTATATGGTTCGGATGCAGGAAGTGGCGTAGTCGTAATTACCACTAAAAAAGGAATGAAAGGCAAAGGTCTTGGAATTGATTTTAATTACCAGGGATCAGTTGATCAGGTTGCTTTTTTACCAAATTTCCAAAATGTATATGGGCCGGGTTATGACAGGGCAACTAACTTAGCCAATGTCGGCCGTGAAGATGGCTGGAATGTAGATGCGACTTCACCAACAGGGTTAAGACCATATTTCAGAGCCTATGCAAACTTTGGCCCTAAAATGGAAGGTCAGCAGGTCAAATGGTGGGATGGTTCGATCCGTTCTTATTCTCCGCAACCTGATAATTATAAAGACGTTTATCAAACAGGTTATACCTCAAACGCAAACGTGGCTATCTCTAACCAAAGCGAGGCTATCAATTACCGTTTCTCAGCATCACGTCTGGATTATAAAGGTACACAGCCAGGAAACACAGGGTCAAAGAACTCTTTCAACTTAAACTCTACGATTAAACTTGCACCAAAACTTTCCGCAGATGTAATTGTGAGTTATGTAAATACGATCACAAAAAACAGACCTTATCAATTGGGCCAGGTTTTAGGATCATTCGGTGGTTTCTTCAGCCGTGCTGAAGATATGAACCTGATGAAACAAAAATTCCAGACTAGTGACGGGTATAAATATGCCACTTTCGACCAACTGGATCGTCCGGAGCCATTCGTTTACAATATCAGAGCAACTAATTTACTGGATTTCTACTGGCAGCAATTGAAAAACGAGTACGTTGAAAATGAAAACAGATTACTATCAAGTTTTACTTTAAACTATGATATTGCTAAAAATCTGAAATTCAGAGGACGTATTGGTAATGACTATACCGGCGCAAGAACAGAAAACCGTCAGTTTACTGAAGTTCCGATTGCATTAAATGGGAATACCAGTACTGGTGGATACACTACTACACAAGGACAATATGCAGTTTTATATGGAGACGCTTTATTAACTTACTCCAACAAAATTGGTAAAGACCTGAATCTGTCAGTAAGTGGAGGTTACCAAGGTAGAAATGAAACTTATAAAGACCAGCAATCGAATACGAAAGATGGACTGGTTTCAAGAAACTGGTTTGCGATCAGTAATTCATTCAGTGTTCCTGAAACTACTGACACCAGGAAACAACAATCGAAATATGCTTACCTGGGAATCTTAAATTTAAGCTATAAAGACTTCTTATTCTTAGAAGGTACAGCCCGTCAGGAATATGCATCTACACTGCCTCCACAAAATAACAATTACTCTTACTATTCATTAAATGGTGGTTTTGTTTTCAGTGATGTAGTGAAATTACCAGGTTTCTGGAACTATGGTAAATTAAGGGCTTCTTACGGTGTGGTTGGTAATGCGCCACCTTTATTTGAATCAAATATTGTCTATACACAAACTTCTCTTCAAACTATAAATGGTTCAGTTCCTTCGTTAGTAGTTGCTAATGCTTATGGAAATAATAGTTTAATGCCAGAAAAGAAACATGAAGCAGAATTTGGCCTGGAAACCCGCTTTTTAGAAGGACGTCTTGGTTTAGATGTGAGTTACTACAACAACCGTGTTAAAAACCAGATTGTACCACTACAAGTAAGCTCAACTGTTGGTGCGACGAGTCAGATTGTAAATGTGGGTGAAATTGGGAGCAGAGGATTTGAAGTCGCTTTAAATGCAACCCCTGTAAAAGCTGGTAAATTCCGTTGGGACACACGTTTGAACTTCTCCTCTAATAAATCGCGTGTAATTTCATTGACGGGAGGCATGTCAGAGTTGAATTTCTATTCTTCAGATCAGGCAACTGCTAAAATTGTAGCTAAAGCCGGAGAAGAATTAGGTAATATCTATGTACGCCCAAGATCCACAGATTCCAAAGGCAATTATATCATTAATGCTGATGGTTTGTATGTGATGGACAACAGTACTTATGTTAAAGCAGGGAACATTATGCCGAAAGTTGTTGGTGGTATCTCTAACACCTTCAGCTATGGTAACTTCTCTTTAGATTTTACTATTGATGGTCGTTTCGGCGGAAAGATGCTGTCTCCAAATCTTAAATATATGCGTGGAGCAGGTATGCTGGAAAACTCTATGGAATTCAGAGATGCTGAACACGGTGGAATTGCTTTTACCAGTAATGGTAAAACATATAACGACGGTGTACTCTTACAAGGTGTAAACCAGACTACAGGCTTACCGAATACCAAAGTTATTAGTGCTGCTGATTATTACATTAATACTTATAACTGGGGAGAAGGTTCTTTGACAGATGGAGAAATTTTTGATAACAGTTTTATCAAAATGAGAGAAGTGGTATTAAGCTACAAATTGCCAGCTTCATTTACCAGTAAACTTAAAATCACCAACCTGAGAGTTTCATTGATTGGCCGTAATTTATTCTATATCTGGCGTACGCTGAAAGATCTGGATCCTGAAGCACCACTGGGAAATAAATGGTGGTCACAAGGAGTAGATGTAGGTTCAACAGCTGCCTCAAGAAATTATGGTTTTTCTATAAGCGCGAATTTCTAA
- a CDS encoding SusD/RagB family nutrient-binding outer membrane lipoprotein, whose amino-acid sequence MKKLIINISFVLVAATSLVSCKKALEDKFYNPEKARDASVPGLFTAMLNNDRVAAKYWNVRTFLCQMPGVYAQTSYFPNANSVYQQNDGYAQNYWDDFYATGGNGSGSMAQYRSMEVKFKTLSDAEKATQAIIMQAAKVVLIEQAAKMVDLWGDIPYSETGSLETSSTIVNPKFDEQKALYTSFISDLTTAAAYFKANPTNKDFSKADILLKGDVNQWVRYANSLRLRLLMRISKVDEGTARTAVLDMLNNPSAFPLVDGGNNPSYNPGASDVLLQPLTNSTSDLRAAFMEGSWYATDYMLNTVMLPANDPRIPVIYDKYGRIVKIDKKDVFVPNKTYKAMPVTMIASDQETKFADYSVLDSATFLFNQKLPGIVITASEVNFLKAEAFERWGSSASAQTAYGNALRQSVTFYYYLNNLNQGGGYVNVQAPDAAAIDTWVNTSSAAYTGTSANKLANIYTQKWVHLGVLQSTEAWSEYRRTGFPVLNFPADGKLSGFDTPPNRLIYPGKEKILNAANYQAVQAKDTRKTKIFWQP is encoded by the coding sequence ATGAAAAAATTAATTATAAATATAAGCTTTGTTTTAGTTGCAGCGACGTCATTAGTGAGTTGCAAAAAAGCACTTGAAGATAAATTCTATAACCCGGAAAAAGCACGTGATGCTAGTGTTCCAGGCCTTTTTACTGCAATGTTAAACAATGACAGAGTTGCGGCGAAATATTGGAATGTACGTACTTTTTTATGTCAGATGCCAGGCGTATATGCGCAGACTTCTTATTTCCCGAATGCAAATTCAGTTTATCAGCAAAATGATGGTTATGCTCAAAACTATTGGGATGATTTTTATGCTACAGGTGGTAACGGTAGCGGAAGTATGGCACAATACCGTTCTATGGAAGTCAAATTCAAAACACTTTCAGATGCGGAAAAAGCGACTCAGGCTATAATTATGCAGGCTGCAAAGGTTGTATTGATAGAGCAGGCGGCAAAAATGGTAGACTTATGGGGAGATATTCCTTATAGTGAAACAGGGAGTCTGGAAACAAGCAGTACGATTGTAAATCCTAAATTTGATGAGCAAAAAGCTTTGTATACCAGTTTTATCAGTGATCTGACTACTGCTGCTGCTTATTTCAAAGCAAACCCTACCAATAAAGATTTTTCCAAAGCGGATATATTGCTGAAAGGCGATGTCAATCAGTGGGTGCGCTATGCCAATTCTTTACGCTTAAGATTACTGATGCGTATTTCAAAAGTAGATGAGGGGACAGCCAGAACAGCAGTATTGGATATGTTAAACAATCCGTCCGCTTTTCCATTAGTCGATGGAGGAAATAATCCTTCCTATAACCCGGGAGCATCTGATGTTTTACTACAACCTTTAACCAATAGCACCAGTGATTTAAGGGCCGCTTTTATGGAAGGCAGCTGGTATGCTACTGATTATATGTTAAACACGGTGATGTTGCCAGCTAATGATCCGCGTATTCCTGTAATCTATGATAAATACGGCAGAATAGTGAAGATTGATAAAAAGGATGTATTTGTGCCTAATAAAACATATAAAGCTATGCCGGTTACGATGATTGCATCAGATCAGGAAACTAAATTTGCGGATTATTCAGTACTTGACTCTGCAACTTTCCTGTTTAATCAAAAATTACCAGGTATTGTGATCACTGCTTCTGAAGTGAATTTTTTGAAAGCAGAGGCTTTTGAAAGATGGGGTAGCTCAGCCAGTGCGCAGACTGCATATGGAAATGCCCTAAGACAATCTGTTACTTTTTATTACTACCTGAATAACTTAAATCAGGGTGGTGGATATGTGAATGTTCAGGCTCCCGACGCTGCTGCTATAGATACCTGGGTGAATACCTCTTCAGCTGCTTATACAGGTACTTCTGCAAATAAACTGGCTAATATTTATACTCAGAAATGGGTGCATTTAGGGGTACTCCAATCTACAGAAGCCTGGTCTGAATACAGAAGAACTGGTTTCCCTGTTTTAAATTTCCCTGCAGATGGTAAACTATCAGGTTTTGATACTCCTCCAAACCGGTTAATCTATCCAGGTAAAGAAAAGATTCTGAATGCGGCAAATTATCAGGCTGTTCAAGCTAAGGATACGCGTAAAACCAAGATCTTCTGGCAACCGTAA
- a CDS encoding alpha-L-fucosidase, with the protein MKTKIIIAAMLICAAGKLAAQENGIHQQSTIYEAPTDPLVKKKLDKWQDQKFGMIVHWGLYAVPGMIESWTLCSEDWIERDSTKTYDDYKKWYWGLSKAFNPVHFNPEQWAKAGKSAGMKYLVFTTKHHDGFAMFDTRASDFSIAQGPFANNPKADVAKYVFDSFRKEGFMIGAYFSKPDWHSEYYWWSKYATPNRNNNYDIQKNPWRWNKFKGFVYNQLEELMTRYGGIDILWLDGGWVRPLETVNEEVRSWGADIPKWSQDINMPEIARMARKAQPGILMVDRTVHGPYENYQTPEQKIPDTQLDHPWESCMTLGGAWGFVPNDQYKPASEVIHKLVEIVAKGGSLLLGIGPDPDGTLPASVVTKLNEIGQWTSKNGKAIYNTRITKNYHSGQTWFTQSKDGKLRYAIYCENVGEHPAKTIQWTGNLPKKGTVLRLVSTGQSLKWTVLNDQTTVELPANIVGSAAALSFEFTPAI; encoded by the coding sequence ATGAAAACAAAAATTATAATTGCAGCGATGCTGATTTGTGCTGCCGGTAAGTTAGCAGCACAAGAAAACGGAATTCATCAGCAATCAACCATTTATGAAGCCCCAACAGATCCCCTGGTTAAAAAGAAACTGGACAAATGGCAGGATCAGAAATTTGGAATGATTGTTCATTGGGGATTGTATGCTGTGCCAGGGATGATCGAATCCTGGACACTTTGTTCAGAAGACTGGATAGAACGCGACAGTACAAAGACTTATGACGATTATAAAAAGTGGTACTGGGGGTTGAGTAAAGCTTTTAATCCGGTACATTTTAATCCGGAACAATGGGCAAAAGCTGGTAAAAGTGCAGGCATGAAATATCTTGTTTTTACCACCAAACATCATGACGGTTTCGCCATGTTTGATACCAGGGCATCTGACTTCAGTATCGCTCAAGGTCCCTTTGCAAATAATCCGAAAGCAGATGTGGCTAAATATGTATTTGACTCTTTCAGAAAAGAAGGCTTTATGATCGGTGCTTATTTTTCCAAGCCCGACTGGCACTCTGAATATTACTGGTGGTCTAAATATGCGACCCCCAACCGCAATAACAATTACGACATTCAGAAAAACCCGTGGAGATGGAACAAATTTAAAGGTTTTGTCTACAATCAGCTGGAAGAACTGATGACCCGTTATGGTGGTATTGATATTTTATGGCTTGATGGAGGATGGGTCAGACCATTGGAAACTGTTAATGAAGAAGTACGCTCCTGGGGCGCTGATATCCCTAAATGGAGCCAGGATATTAACATGCCTGAAATTGCCCGGATGGCAAGAAAAGCACAACCTGGTATTTTGATGGTAGACAGAACGGTTCACGGGCCTTATGAGAACTACCAGACACCAGAGCAAAAGATTCCTGATACGCAACTGGATCATCCCTGGGAAAGCTGCATGACACTGGGCGGGGCATGGGGATTTGTTCCCAATGATCAGTATAAACCTGCCAGTGAAGTGATTCACAAGCTAGTGGAGATTGTTGCTAAAGGCGGAAGTTTGCTTTTAGGGATCGGGCCTGATCCGGATGGTACTTTACCAGCTTCGGTGGTCACTAAATTAAATGAGATTGGTCAATGGACTTCTAAAAATGGTAAAGCCATTTACAATACGAGGATTACTAAGAACTACCACAGTGGCCAAACTTGGTTTACGCAAAGTAAAGATGGTAAATTAAGGTATGCGATTTATTGTGAAAATGTTGGAGAGCACCCCGCCAAGACCATTCAATGGACAGGTAATTTACCAAAAAAGGGGACAGTGCTGAGATTGGTCTCTACAGGTCAGTCCTTAAAATGGACAGTATTAAATGATCAGACTACAGTAGAATTGCCAGCGAATATAGTGGGCTCAGCAGCTGCTTTGTCTTTTGAATTTACGCCAGCCATTTAG
- a CDS encoding glycoside hydrolase family 3 N-terminal domain-containing protein → MKYKVVLLPFLLSLLSYAAIANDTLKVVKNKSRIKTSSALPLYKNPGMSIDKRVRDLLSRMTPEEKFWQLFMIPGDLDGVDKNRYKNGIFGLQVSAVSQGGGGAGQMLSYNTKENAYTLAKKINAIQRYFVKESRLGIPMIAFDEALHGLVRQGATAFPQAIGLAASFDTAMMGQVAGTIAQETKVRGIRDILTPVVNIAADVRWGRTEETYGEDPFLSSQMGLAFVSAFEKQNIITTPKHFVANVGDGGRDSYPIHANERLLEEIYFPPFKATIQQGKSRSLMTAYNSLNGTPATSNAYLLTQKLKTEWGFKGFVISDAGAVGGANVLHYTAADYTEATRQAIIAGLDVIFQIEYDHYKLFIPPFLDGSIPQKRIDDAVSRVLRAKFELGLFENPYVSEKDAENALNDQSHKAIAKQAALKSFVLLKNAKSVLPLQDIKNILVVGEDAAEARLGGYSGTGNGKISIVDGLKKRAGEQVKVTYSKGSTRDPVLYIPVAKQFLKADTASGLFAEYFDNLTLSGKPLFTRIDQGIDFMWTLSAPDKRLAKDQYAIRWNGMLKAPKSGTYQIGLEGNDGYRLYVDGKLLIDQWDKISYHTRLVPFTFEQNKSYQVRVEFKETKGNAHLRLIWNYGVADERAKNLADAIQLAEHADVIVVAAGIKEGEFQDRALLSLPGNQEQLIQAMEKSGKPVIVLLVGGSAITMDNWYNDAAAVMSIWYPGEEGGNAVAETLFGDYNPAGRLPITYPVHESQLPLVYNHKPTGRGDDYNNLSGEPLFPFGFGLSYTKFDYRELKLSKTAISRTESVTASFTLQNTGTYDGEEVVQLYIRDLLSTVARPVLELKGFERVRLKAGESKQVKFEITPQMLQMLNAEMKTVIEPGDFRIMIGSSSKELLLKDTLKVIK, encoded by the coding sequence ATGAAGTATAAAGTCGTTTTATTGCCGTTCCTGCTTTCCCTTTTAAGTTATGCTGCTATTGCGAATGATACACTTAAAGTTGTTAAAAATAAAAGCCGGATAAAGACCTCGTCAGCCTTGCCCTTATATAAAAATCCGGGGATGAGCATCGATAAAAGAGTGCGTGATCTGCTCTCCAGGATGACACCGGAAGAGAAATTCTGGCAGCTTTTTATGATTCCGGGAGACCTGGATGGAGTAGATAAAAACCGCTATAAAAACGGGATTTTTGGCTTACAAGTCAGTGCTGTTTCTCAGGGCGGAGGGGGAGCAGGACAAATGTTAAGTTATAATACAAAGGAGAACGCTTATACCTTAGCCAAAAAGATTAATGCCATACAGCGGTATTTTGTTAAAGAAAGCCGTTTAGGTATTCCTATGATTGCATTTGATGAAGCGCTTCATGGTCTGGTGAGACAGGGAGCTACCGCTTTTCCGCAAGCCATTGGTCTTGCAGCCAGCTTTGATACCGCAATGATGGGACAGGTTGCCGGCACTATAGCGCAGGAAACTAAGGTGAGGGGGATCAGGGATATTTTAACACCAGTAGTGAATATCGCTGCAGATGTACGCTGGGGGCGCACCGAAGAAACATATGGGGAAGATCCTTTTCTATCTTCTCAAATGGGACTGGCTTTCGTAAGCGCATTTGAAAAACAGAATATCATAACTACGCCTAAACATTTTGTAGCCAATGTTGGCGATGGTGGCCGTGATAGTTATCCGATCCATGCGAATGAACGTTTACTGGAAGAAATCTATTTTCCTCCATTTAAAGCTACCATACAGCAAGGTAAAAGCAGGTCACTCATGACTGCCTATAATAGCTTAAACGGTACTCCCGCTACTTCAAATGCTTATTTGCTGACACAAAAGTTGAAAACAGAATGGGGCTTTAAAGGATTTGTTATTTCTGATGCCGGAGCAGTTGGTGGTGCAAATGTTTTACACTATACCGCAGCAGATTATACTGAAGCCACCAGGCAGGCGATTATTGCAGGTCTGGATGTGATTTTTCAAATAGAGTATGACCATTATAAATTGTTTATTCCCCCATTCCTTGATGGATCAATTCCACAAAAACGGATAGATGATGCAGTTTCAAGAGTTTTAAGAGCAAAATTTGAATTGGGTCTTTTTGAAAATCCTTATGTCTCTGAAAAGGATGCTGAAAATGCTTTGAATGATCAAAGTCATAAAGCAATTGCTAAACAGGCAGCTTTAAAATCATTTGTTTTGCTAAAGAATGCAAAATCTGTGTTGCCGTTGCAAGATATTAAGAACATACTAGTCGTTGGAGAAGATGCTGCCGAAGCGCGTTTAGGAGGTTACAGCGGAACTGGTAATGGTAAGATCAGTATTGTGGACGGTTTAAAGAAAAGAGCGGGTGAACAGGTTAAGGTGACTTACAGTAAAGGAAGCACGCGGGATCCGGTTTTATATATTCCCGTAGCTAAACAATTTCTGAAAGCGGATACTGCTTCAGGGCTTTTCGCTGAATACTTTGATAACCTTACCTTAAGTGGTAAACCCTTGTTTACGCGGATAGATCAGGGAATAGACTTCATGTGGACGCTCTCTGCACCGGACAAACGTTTAGCGAAAGATCAGTATGCGATCCGCTGGAACGGCATGCTTAAAGCTCCAAAATCAGGAACTTATCAAATTGGGCTGGAAGGAAATGACGGTTATCGTCTTTATGTGGATGGAAAACTATTAATTGATCAGTGGGATAAAATATCTTATCATACCCGTTTGGTTCCATTCACTTTTGAGCAGAACAAATCGTATCAGGTCCGGGTAGAATTTAAAGAAACTAAAGGCAATGCACACCTCAGGCTGATCTGGAATTATGGCGTTGCAGATGAGCGTGCTAAAAATTTAGCTGATGCGATTCAACTCGCTGAGCATGCAGATGTTATTGTAGTCGCTGCGGGAATTAAAGAAGGAGAGTTTCAGGATCGCGCACTATTGAGCTTACCAGGTAACCAGGAACAATTGATTCAGGCGATGGAGAAATCCGGGAAACCTGTAATCGTTTTATTAGTTGGGGGCAGTGCCATCACGATGGACAATTGGTACAATGATGCTGCGGCAGTTATGTCGATCTGGTATCCGGGAGAAGAAGGAGGAAATGCGGTTGCAGAAACTTTGTTCGGTGACTATAATCCTGCAGGACGCTTACCGATTACTTATCCGGTTCATGAATCACAACTGCCATTGGTATACAACCATAAACCAACAGGCAGGGGCGATGATTATAACAACCTGAGTGGTGAGCCTCTTTTCCCGTTTGGTTTTGGCCTGAGTTATACAAAATTTGACTACAGAGAGCTGAAATTAAGTAAAACAGCTATTTCCAGAACAGAATCTGTAACAGCAAGTTTTACATTACAAAATACTGGTACTTATGATGGAGAAGAAGTGGTACAGCTCTATATCCGTGACCTGCTGAGTACAGTAGCCAGACCGGTTTTAGAATTGAAAGGTTTTGAGCGCGTCAGGTTAAAAGCAGGGGAGTCTAAACAGGTTAAATTTGAAATTACTCCTCAAATGTTGCAAATGCTGAATGCTGAAATGAAGACCGTTATTGAGCCTGGAGACTTTAGAATAATGATCGGTTCTTCAAGCAAAGAATTGCTGTTGAAAGACACATTAAAGGTGATTAAATGA